From a single Capillibacterium thermochitinicola genomic region:
- the sigH gene encoding RNA polymerase sporulation sigma factor SigH encodes MFVGANPQKNYEVYDNMMDEAIVEAARQGNIGAQEYLINKYKNFVRAKARSYFLIGADREDIIQEGMIGLYKAIRDFRHDKLASFRAFAELCITRQIITAIKTATRQKHIPLNSYVSLNKPIYDEESDRTLMDVISGNKVTDPEELVISREEYVDIENKMGEFLSDLEWRVLVSYLDGRSYQEIAQDLHRHVKSIDNALQRVKRKLERYLEKREESNFKG; translated from the coding sequence ATGTTCGTGGGGGCCAATCCGCAAAAAAACTATGAAGTTTATGATAATATGATGGATGAGGCAATTGTCGAAGCCGCCAGGCAAGGTAATATCGGTGCCCAGGAGTACCTGATTAATAAATATAAAAATTTTGTCCGTGCCAAAGCCCGTTCTTATTTTTTGATCGGGGCTGACCGGGAAGACATCATCCAGGAAGGGATGATCGGCCTTTATAAAGCGATCCGGGATTTCCGCCATGATAAGTTGGCTTCTTTCCGTGCTTTTGCCGAACTTTGTATCACCCGCCAGATTATCACGGCGATTAAAACGGCGACCCGCCAGAAGCACATCCCGTTGAACTCTTATGTCTCATTGAACAAACCCATTTATGACGAAGAATCCGACCGGACCTTGATGGACGTAATCTCCGGGAACAAAGTGACCGACCCGGAGGAGTTGGTGATCAGCCGGGAAGAATATGTGGATATTGAGAATAAGATGGGTGAATTTTTAAGTGATTTGGAATGGCGTGTTTTGGTTTCGTATCTGGACGGCCGTTCTTACCAGGAGATTGCCCAGGACCTGCACCGGCACGTCAAATCCATTGACAATGCGTTGCAACGGGTGAAAAGAAAGCTCGAACGTTATTTGGAAAAAAGGGAAGAGAGCAACTTTAAAGGCTAA
- the rlmB gene encoding 23S rRNA (guanosine(2251)-2'-O)-methyltransferase RlmB encodes MAAQERGEWLEGRNPVWEALQAGRKLKKVYIAKQAHGPQVSAIVALVQERGIPLEYCERKELDRLATTGRHQGVMALAEPLTTVTVDNLLAQARARGENPLLVLLDGVEDPHNVGSIIRTVEVGGGHGVILPERRSAGLNATVLKASAGAANHLPVAVVKNTVRGIEELKAKGCWVIGADQAGDNLWTSTFDLTLPLCLVLGSEGRGLSRLAKEKCDLLLRIPMQGRVSSLNVSVAAGILLYEVLRRRRPHDIQEKD; translated from the coding sequence ATGGCGGCGCAAGAACGGGGAGAATGGCTGGAAGGGCGAAATCCGGTCTGGGAGGCACTGCAGGCCGGAAGGAAACTGAAAAAAGTGTATATTGCGAAGCAGGCCCATGGCCCACAGGTAAGCGCCATTGTCGCCTTGGTGCAGGAACGGGGGATCCCGCTCGAATATTGTGAACGAAAGGAATTGGACCGCCTGGCCACCACGGGTCGCCACCAAGGGGTCATGGCGTTGGCGGAGCCGCTGACCACCGTAACCGTGGACAACCTGTTGGCTCAGGCCCGCGCCCGGGGCGAAAATCCGCTCCTGGTGTTGTTGGATGGCGTCGAGGATCCCCACAATGTGGGGAGCATCATCCGGACGGTGGAGGTCGGTGGCGGTCATGGGGTCATCCTGCCGGAGCGGCGGTCCGCCGGTTTAAACGCAACGGTGCTGAAAGCATCGGCCGGCGCGGCGAATCATCTTCCGGTGGCGGTGGTTAAAAATACAGTGCGCGGGATTGAAGAGCTGAAAGCCAAAGGTTGTTGGGTGATCGGTGCCGACCAGGCCGGGGATAATCTCTGGACGTCAACCTTTGACTTGACGTTGCCGCTCTGCCTGGTTCTGGGCAGCGAAGGGAGAGGCCTTTCCCGGTTGGCCAAGGAGAAATGCGACCTCCTGCTGCGAATTCCCATGCAAGGGCGGGTTTCTTCGCTTAACGTTTCCGTAGCGGCGGGAATTCTGCTCTACGAGGTACTCCGCCGTCGCCGTCCACATGACATACAGGAGAAGGATTAA
- the thyX gene encoding FAD-dependent thymidylate synthase — protein sequence MEVKLLSHTPEPERVVATAARLCYAPQAAEEVWAGFTPEKQQEFIDKLVDYGHLSPFEHVAFTFAITGVSRALSHQLVRHRIASYSQRSQRYVNEAAFAVVVPPTVAADPVAQEEFMRVIGQIQAGYNRLTALGIPKEDARYLLPNACQTQLIMTMNARSLLHFFSLRCCRRAQWEIRALAWKIRQEVIKVAPLLFREAGPACLVQGKCSEGAMTCGRPYTREEVDGEA from the coding sequence ATGGAAGTAAAGCTCTTAAGCCATACGCCCGAACCGGAGCGGGTCGTCGCCACGGCGGCGCGGCTCTGCTATGCCCCACAGGCCGCGGAGGAAGTGTGGGCGGGGTTTACGCCGGAGAAACAACAGGAATTTATCGATAAGCTTGTGGACTACGGCCACCTTTCCCCCTTTGAGCATGTGGCTTTTACTTTTGCCATCACCGGGGTGAGCCGGGCTTTAAGCCACCAGTTGGTGCGGCACCGGATTGCTTCCTATTCCCAGCGATCCCAGCGTTACGTCAACGAAGCCGCTTTTGCGGTGGTCGTTCCTCCTACGGTGGCGGCCGATCCGGTGGCGCAGGAAGAGTTTATGCGGGTGATCGGGCAGATCCAGGCCGGGTATAACCGCCTGACGGCGCTGGGGATCCCGAAGGAGGATGCCCGTTATTTACTGCCGAATGCCTGCCAAACCCAGTTGATCATGACGATGAACGCCCGGAGCCTGTTGCATTTCTTCAGCTTGCGTTGTTGTCGCCGGGCCCAGTGGGAGATCCGGGCATTGGCCTGGAAGATCCGGCAGGAAGTGATCAAGGTCGCTCCCCTGCTCTTTCGGGAAGCGGGACCGGCCTGCCTGGTCCAGGGCAAATGCTCCGAAGGGGCGATGACCTGTGGCCGGCCTTATACGCGGGAAGAGGTTGACGGAGAGGCTTAG
- a CDS encoding Mini-ribonuclease 3 codes for MPKADELSPAHWAYLGDALYEVYVREQLVRDPAYRNTGELHREAIKYVRAEAQARIVSYITPRLTAEERELIRKGRNQKCGHIPAHTNAVTYRYSTAWESLLGYLYLTGRKERMAELMAAGFAYLKAEQERATPQAGSKPKAARQEGETWK; via the coding sequence TTGCCAAAGGCAGATGAATTGTCACCGGCCCACTGGGCTTACCTGGGCGATGCCCTCTACGAGGTTTATGTGCGCGAACAATTGGTACGGGACCCGGCTTACCGCAATACGGGCGAACTGCACCGGGAAGCCATCAAATATGTACGGGCGGAGGCCCAGGCCCGGATCGTGAGTTACATCACCCCCCGCCTTACGGCGGAAGAGCGAGAGCTGATCCGTAAAGGACGGAACCAAAAATGCGGGCATATTCCGGCCCACACCAATGCGGTGACGTACCGTTACAGTACAGCCTGGGAGAGTCTCCTCGGTTATCTGTACTTGACGGGAAGGAAAGAACGCATGGCGGAGTTGATGGCGGCCGGTTTTGCTTATTTAAAAGCAGAACAGGAGAGAGCAACACCACAAGCCGGGTCGAAGCCCAAAGCCGCCCGACAGGAGGGAGAAACATGGAAGTAA
- a CDS encoding endonuclease Q family protein, producing the protein MHYWADLHVHSRYAMAASKEITPEQLVFWARRKGLTLIGTGDLTHPGWRDELRTKLEEAEEGLWRLKPSCELPPGSDLPMAPTVRFVLAGEVSTVYKKAGKTRKVHHLILLPHFEAAERLAGRLERYGNLHSDGRPTLGLDSRDLLAITLEVAPAAVLIPAHIWTPHYSVFGMKTGFNSLEECYGDLTAEIHAVETGLSSDPAMNRRLSILDDYALVSNSDAHSPAKLAREATRFETELSFSGLRRALRRPFPGLMGTVEFFPEEGKYHWDGHRACGVRWSPQQTMAAGERCPVCGRRVTVGVLHRVAVLADRAEEGQPPAARPAERLLSLSKIIAEAEQAGEGTKKVQRLYDRMLATHGPELSILREVPLEDLAETAGVRVAEGVRRVRLGLLKVTPGYDGVYGTVEIY; encoded by the coding sequence ATGCACTATTGGGCCGATCTTCACGTACATTCACGCTACGCGATGGCCGCCAGTAAAGAGATCACCCCCGAACAACTGGTCTTTTGGGCGCGCCGGAAAGGATTAACGCTCATCGGGACCGGCGATCTCACCCACCCCGGGTGGCGGGACGAGCTCCGGACCAAACTGGAAGAGGCGGAAGAAGGCCTCTGGCGTTTGAAACCGTCCTGTGAGCTCCCGCCCGGTTCGGACCTGCCGATGGCCCCGACGGTCCGGTTTGTCCTGGCGGGAGAGGTCAGCACCGTATATAAAAAGGCGGGGAAAACCCGGAAGGTCCACCATCTGATCCTGTTGCCCCATTTTGAAGCGGCGGAGCGTCTTGCCGGCCGCCTGGAGCGTTACGGCAACCTGCACAGTGACGGGCGGCCCACTTTGGGATTGGACAGTCGTGATTTATTGGCCATTACCCTGGAGGTGGCTCCCGCGGCGGTGCTGATCCCGGCCCATATCTGGACACCCCATTATTCGGTGTTCGGAATGAAGACCGGCTTTAACAGTCTGGAAGAGTGTTACGGGGACTTAACCGCTGAAATCCATGCCGTGGAGACCGGATTGTCCTCTGATCCGGCCATGAACCGCCGGCTCAGTATACTTGATGATTACGCCCTTGTCTCCAACTCGGACGCCCATTCCCCAGCCAAGCTGGCCCGGGAGGCAACACGGTTCGAAACCGAACTCTCTTTTTCCGGCTTGCGGCGGGCGCTCCGCCGTCCGTTTCCGGGGCTAATGGGAACGGTTGAGTTTTTCCCGGAAGAAGGAAAGTACCATTGGGACGGGCACCGGGCCTGCGGGGTGCGCTGGTCTCCCCAGCAGACGATGGCTGCCGGGGAAAGATGTCCGGTCTGTGGACGCCGGGTTACCGTCGGCGTACTCCACCGGGTGGCGGTCCTGGCCGACCGGGCGGAGGAAGGACAACCCCCGGCGGCCCGTCCGGCGGAAAGGTTACTGTCCTTATCCAAAATTATTGCCGAAGCAGAACAGGCGGGAGAAGGAACGAAAAAAGTCCAGCGTCTGTACGACCGGATGCTGGCGACCCACGGTCCCGAATTGAGTATTCTTCGGGAGGTTCCCCTCGAGGACTTAGCGGAGACGGCCGGGGTGCGGGTGGCCGAAGGAGTACGCCGGGTACGCCTGGGCCTGCTTAAGGTTACCCCCGGGTACGACGGGGTGTATGGTACGGTTGAAATTTATTAA
- a CDS encoding hemerythrin domain-containing protein, with protein sequence MEYLARITLEHQGIQEMLQVQKELNQRLKKAKGVNIVHLENTLRFWRDFLAQEHMSWEEEFAFALYRKLNHGLPERLQGDHERIKAALAKLEATIKPLSSGRPNAGREFVRWGEEFTATVTDHLARENTALLALKGQGETGQDLGGQPEDAPWDRLRQLVQVADELCQEYLQRPSALRSRQENMVAVEEGPEQDREPGPVETGGIEGPPEAETGEACSL encoded by the coding sequence ATGGAATACTTGGCACGAATCACTTTGGAGCACCAGGGAATCCAGGAAATGCTCCAGGTCCAAAAGGAACTGAACCAGCGACTGAAGAAAGCCAAGGGGGTTAATATCGTGCATCTGGAGAACACACTCCGTTTTTGGCGGGACTTTCTCGCCCAGGAACATATGAGTTGGGAAGAGGAATTTGCCTTTGCCCTTTACCGTAAATTGAACCATGGTTTACCCGAGCGTTTGCAGGGTGACCACGAACGGATCAAAGCCGCGCTGGCGAAACTGGAGGCCACCATCAAACCTTTAAGCAGCGGCCGGCCTAACGCGGGCCGGGAGTTTGTACGCTGGGGTGAAGAGTTCACGGCGACGGTAACCGACCATCTCGCCCGGGAAAATACGGCCCTGCTGGCGCTAAAGGGGCAAGGGGAGACGGGGCAGGATCTGGGGGGCCAACCGGAAGACGCACCCTGGGACCGGTTGCGACAGCTGGTTCAGGTGGCCGATGAGCTTTGCCAGGAATATCTGCAAAGACCAAGTGCTCTCCGGAGCCGGCAGGAAAACATGGTGGCCGTGGAGGAAGGACCGGAACAGGACCGGGAACCGGGACCGGTGGAGACCGGTGGGATTGAAGGACCGCCCGAAGCCGAAACAGGTGAAGCCTGTTCACTTTAA